The genome window TTGTCAGCCTAGTGGGTTGAATTTATTGAATCTGAACaaagtcttttttctttttttggtgaTGCAAAAATCCTGGAAATGGAGTGCACTTAGACACACAACGAAAAGAAGCAGCCAAACACCTGGAATGCGCTTGAGGAGTctttaaagcaaacatttagAAGCTTTATagtcatttcttctttttttttcttttccaaagtGGAATTGCACTGaacagaaatcacacacactgatgtagCTGGAGAGGTGATGTGGCTCAGACTGGGATGCGGCCTAGTCTGTCTTATTTGCTCAAAGTCAGTTTATAGCCTTTGTTCTTCATGGCCAGCCCCATAAAGAACAGTTCTGCCTGAGAGAAGCATCCACGGTTTTCCCGCACAAACCGCATCATTTGTCCGTATTTAGCTGTTCTCCATTCCCGAAAAGTGCGAGTATAGGGTTATTTCTCAATAGCGTGACGATCAAGAGTCCCTCCAATAATCCTGTTagtctttttctccatcttcacTGCTTCCTGAAGTGGAAAAATAAGACAGACAAAAGTTTAAGCATGTTCAACTTGTCAGTGAATATTACTGAGACGCGACTGCTTAATGTTACAGACCTAATGAACAAAGGACAACCAGTGCAACCAATATTGGTCATTAAAGGACAAGAATTAATTTTCAACTTGCTTTCTCTACTTATGGAGCATATCTATATGAATAGTATTTAACTTCCCTGCATTGTATCTCTCTCTAAATTAAGTGAAGTTGCTCCTAATTTCCTAAAAATCTTTTTAGgagctgaaaacatttcttcattctgatgtttaaaaataaaatctgccaCTCTCTTATTAGATATGTGATTTGAAATTTTGCTGTGATAATAAATCAAAGAGTGCAGCTATCTTATCTGTgatgagactgtgtgtgtaaacCATAAGTTATGTTCACATGTTCTATGTGATCATTTGCTTAACTTGCCTCCTTGTTCGATGTCAGAGTCAGTCAGATGCGTAAGGGAGAAGCTAGCGATGCTGGCAGGTGAGATGGAGAAACGGGAGTAGTTTGAGGAGCTGGTCCAGCTGGGCTCCAGTACGCGCCCTGCTGCGGGGGGCGGAGAAGAAAAACGAGACGCTGCAGACGAGGACATAGTCTTGGATACTGGGCCTTTATCTGCCTTGGGCAGGAAGGCAGATGGAGGGGAAGAGAAGTCATCGTCCCACTCAAAACCACCACCTGTTGGGATTCAGTGAATGAGTCAGAACATGTTACAGATTTAGATGACAAATTTCCTGCATGCAGTTTGTGGGGTTTATTTATTACCTTCTTCATCTGTGGAGCTTTCAGAGTTGGTGAACCGGTTTAGATAGCTGGCAGTGGGAAGTGGGCTGCTATATTCTGGTACCTGACTGTTTGAGCCTGAGGAGTGGTCGCCCAGTTCCTTGGTGGGAGTCTCCTAATTAGAATATATTGAATTTACATTAGAAtgacaaataaacatgtttgaacCTACACAGATAATATCGAGAATATACGGTACTTCACCTGGTCAAACAGGTagacagtgacatcatcaaagAAGGACACAGCTCTTCTGGTGTTGTCTGCGTTGCACCTTGCAGGAAGCAGGGAAGATGATGCCTCTATGTTCAGGGTGGTGGGTTTCAACAAGCTTTTCAGGTTCTTTGCACTACTGTCATCTGAGACAATAAGCGGCACTGTGTGCACTGTATCGTCCTCGCTTTCTGAACTGGAGCTGTGAGGCTGATATGCTCGAATGTCATCATCAGAGTCATCGCTGTTCTCGTCCTCCTCGTCTGCATCGACACCATCCTCCTGTCCATCTAAACTTAAACCATCCCGCCTCGCCAAGTATCGCCCCTCCATATCTGgctcttttattttatgaccATCAGTATGGTAGGTCCTGGTTAGTTTAGCGTGAACTGCACTCTCTGGTGGCTTCGATGAGATTGCAGCTGTTGAGATCTGTGGATCTTCTGATGGTTGATCAGGAGATGTTGCATCTTCGAAAAGCTcagatttgtttctgtcttcattatTACCATTAACCTCTATTTCCAATTTCTTTGCAATAGCTGATTCCAGTTCTGGCAATATTCCCCCAGCATGAgcttcaggtgtgtgtgtttcagcagctgTAGGCTCtggctgaaaaaagaaagaatcagCATCTCTCTCCTCATTAACCTCCCTTGCCAGACCACCCGAGGGCTCGCCAACCTCATCAGGAGAGCTGCTCAACCATGACACTTCGACGGAACCTCCCGCAGTCGTTTCTTCAGACTTCTTCTCAGGTTCCGATTCATTGTCTGAGAAATAGGCGGAGTCGCGGTAATTACTGCCCAAGAGCGGTTCCTCTGGAGGATCTACATTATCTGGCTGCTGGTCTTCACTGGGATCCTCACTGTGAATATCAAGCACACCCTCCACTTCAGAAATGATGATTTCTGGTGGAACCAGATTCGTTGGAGCTGTGGGCtcttcttctgcctcctcttctgCCTTGGCAACACTCACGCGATTCTTTGCAGGGGAGTGGTCGTTGACATTGGGCTGAAAATTCCACTCAGGTGACTCTAGATTCTCCGTTTCATACCCACTGTCTGATATTTTGTATGGTGGCTGCAGTTTTTGTTGAGCTATCTGAGCATTCAGCTCTTCTCCCTGTTCTCCAAGCCTGTGGATGTCAAGGGAGTTTAAAGAGTCTGGTGTCTCAGCTGAATTATCTACAGTTGGCAGAGTGGTGGACATACTGTCTTCCAGTAGGCTGTCCTGGCTGATCTGGTCCAAAGATGGCCCAGAGACTAACAGAGAAGATCTAACATGAGGACCCCCATTAGTATCCATAAAGGATTCTTCCTGGTCAGACAGAGTGGTTTCCAGTTCTGTATCTGCATCCTCTGTAATTTCACTCAACAAATCATTATTTGTCAGGTCTTCGTTGTGTCTGCTGTCCAAAGACAAGGCCTGGACTTGGAGGTTTTCAGGCATTTTACTTTCTATGGGCTGAGCATTAGTCTTTGAGGTTCCAAGGTCGTCTTCAAGGCTGGGAATTTTGGCATCTGTGCACAATGAGTCTGTAGTGGCACTTTCAGAGAATTCAATGGTATGGTCATCAGTTTGACTAATGATAACCTCAAATGTCTCCAAGTTAGAATCAAAACCAGAGTCTATACCTCTGATTGAGGATTGTAGCAGATCATGGTCTTCGATGGAAGAACTATTTTTAACTAGCAGCTGGTTGCTTGTGGTATCTTCTGTGACCACTGTAATGGAAGGCACTGGTGTATCATTTTGTCCTACAGACTGACATAACTCCTCCAAACTGGTTCTTGGAGACTCTAAAAGTTTTTGTCTTGAAGATGTGCTACTTGTTGCAGGTTTTAAATAAGTGTCTGCTGTTTTTAAGCTGCCTAAATTCTCAAGGTTGTCCCAAgagctcattttaaatgt of Anabas testudineus chromosome 8, fAnaTes1.2, whole genome shotgun sequence contains these proteins:
- the lmtk2 gene encoding serine/threonine-protein kinase LMTK2 codes for the protein MESRHGNVLLLASGIFMSAFWLSEGAPLQYSHKSGGGTGDTFSVSLYLSLMVSLTALVALVVLLVNCVTCCKEREINFKEFEDHFDDEIDFTPPAEDTPSMQSPAEVYTLAVSPVALPGPPHLQPPARITEGSAGFQVARHSLSYIQEIGNGWFGQVLLSEIYTDPGGARVVVKELKANASAKEQNEFLQQGDPYRVLQHPNILQCLGQCVEAIPFLLVFEYCEMGDLRGYLSQQDWMFRNAELLQLQRMACEIAAGVTHLHKHNFLHSDLALRNCYLTADLTVKVGDYGIGPYRYKEDYVITEDDVFAPLRWLAPELVGERHGGVITMEQTKPGNVWALGVTLWELFENADQPYPHLSDREVLNHVIKDQQVRLFKPQLELPYSERWYEVLQFCWLSPDKRATAEEVHRLLIYLRMQGQKDIEEDFEQRWDALKPNPSTRQTTVSHSSFPILDQFADDALRQEIDEVLTVTETSKGLSFEYVWEAAKHDHYDGNHSRSGMDTTLNYHSMFFPVSSEDIQAHFPDPIARAAGTESSDTLSGIPGIVPVFDSQKLSNGNEYYIQLEEQGESTVGEGGNRGQDLDFSSGQQDFVVLQDVRLDESSTDADFFHQSIDSKDSYLPDSHIWSSLENDSPYHTNIFTDGVSKQEDSPSWRQSFMELPECNGNLFLEAKPSEAQEAAKDKHYGDSFLGDCSEATHLEEPVKLEGENTDVMRLLNSEKLTDNFMFLKDHNLMKDGSSFSSPQQNFLLPGMAHEPEETFKMSSWDNLENLGSLKTADTYLKPATSSTSSRQKLLESPRTSLEELCQSVGQNDTPVPSITVVTEDTTSNQLLVKNSSSIEDHDLLQSSIRGIDSGFDSNLETFEVIISQTDDHTIEFSESATTDSLCTDAKIPSLEDDLGTSKTNAQPIESKMPENLQVQALSLDSRHNEDLTNNDLLSEITEDADTELETTLSDQEESFMDTNGGPHVRSSLLVSGPSLDQISQDSLLEDSMSTTLPTVDNSAETPDSLNSLDIHRLGEQGEELNAQIAQQKLQPPYKISDSGYETENLESPEWNFQPNVNDHSPAKNRVSVAKAEEEAEEEPTAPTNLVPPEIIISEVEGVLDIHSEDPSEDQQPDNVDPPEEPLLGSNYRDSAYFSDNESEPEKKSEETTAGGSVEVSWLSSSPDEVGEPSGGLAREVNEERDADSFFFQPEPTAAETHTPEAHAGGILPELESAIAKKLEIEVNGNNEDRNKSELFEDATSPDQPSEDPQISTAAISSKPPESAVHAKLTRTYHTDGHKIKEPDMEGRYLARRDGLSLDGQEDGVDADEEDENSDDSDDDIRAYQPHSSSSESEDDTVHTVPLIVSDDSSAKNLKSLLKPTTLNIEASSSLLPARCNADNTRRAVSFFDDVTVYLFDQETPTKELGDHSSGSNSQVPEYSSPLPTASYLNRFTNSESSTDEEGGGFEWDDDFSSPPSAFLPKADKGPVSKTMSSSAASRFSSPPPAAGRVLEPSWTSSSNYSRFSISPASIASFSLTHLTDSDIEQGGSSEDGEKD